From the genome of Mycobacterium dioxanotrophicus, one region includes:
- a CDS encoding ester cyclase: MEHDRIEVILQAWRAAWGKGDIDAFEKILAPGYVRHTRSGVKTIDDLRQEINDSRTAFPDLDTQILQTVEQGDTLAIRWTSFGSHTGTFMNVPPTQKDVKVTGASFCRFDDGLLAEEWVVWDPRELLAAMKIWAVGDDE, from the coding sequence ATGGAACACGACAGAATCGAAGTGATCCTGCAGGCGTGGAGGGCCGCGTGGGGAAAGGGCGACATCGACGCGTTCGAGAAGATCCTGGCACCCGGCTACGTGCGCCACACCAGATCGGGCGTCAAGACCATCGACGACTTGCGCCAGGAGATCAACGACTCGCGGACCGCGTTTCCGGACCTCGATACCCAGATCTTGCAGACCGTTGAGCAGGGCGACACACTGGCGATTCGGTGGACCAGCTTCGGCTCGCACACCGGGACTTTCATGAACGTGCCGCCGACGCAGAAGGACGTAAAGGTCACCGGAGCCAGCTTCTGCCGGTTCGACGACGGCCTGCTCGCCGAGGAATGGGTGGTCTGGGACCCACGTGAACTGCTTGCCGCAATGAAGATTTGGGCGGTGGGCGACGATGAATAG
- a CDS encoding MFS transporter: MPSTENPGVSTDHTADAFKRRFMVRFVTVLIGGMFLDGFILGILGTVITPITHELNFSDLWEGLVAASALLGIMIGAPLAGWAGDKWGRKPLFMADMGLFVAASVLQFFVDSAWQLFVVRLLMGIAIGAEYAVGWPLMSEFSPARLRGRLLCGSEVAWYVGFMVAFLVGYILTTSTDVSWRIILGTSTLIALVLFIARIGLPESPRWLWNVGRRDEAVAIANKYMMESKDITDIAHEDTRKGTFGMLFSRQYWRSTLFVSGFWFCSVTPYFAIATFAESVLKNYGLSSGLAGGLGLSAVAAAGVVVTVLYIDKIGRRILTVPPQWLCTVVLAIIGLWAGAPPVIVLVLFLVFSFFNAMYTAITGLYPAEVFPTEIRGLGTGFGAAVSRLGAAAGTFLLPWSMTNLGTSVTMLIAAGVALVGAALSQWLCPETMGKNLSDTAVGVGH; encoded by the coding sequence ATGCCATCCACTGAAAATCCAGGCGTCAGTACGGATCACACCGCAGATGCGTTCAAGCGCCGATTCATGGTCAGGTTTGTCACCGTTCTGATCGGCGGCATGTTCCTCGACGGTTTCATCCTCGGCATTCTCGGGACGGTCATCACACCGATCACCCACGAGCTGAACTTTTCGGATCTCTGGGAGGGACTGGTCGCGGCGTCAGCCCTCCTCGGCATCATGATCGGCGCGCCGCTTGCCGGCTGGGCCGGGGATAAGTGGGGCCGCAAACCACTCTTCATGGCTGACATGGGATTGTTCGTCGCCGCATCGGTACTGCAGTTCTTCGTCGACTCGGCATGGCAACTGTTCGTGGTCCGGCTCTTGATGGGCATCGCGATCGGCGCGGAGTACGCAGTCGGTTGGCCACTGATGTCCGAGTTTTCACCGGCCCGGCTGCGGGGCCGACTGCTCTGCGGGTCTGAAGTCGCTTGGTACGTCGGGTTCATGGTCGCCTTCCTGGTCGGCTACATCCTGACCACCTCGACAGACGTGAGTTGGCGAATCATCCTCGGGACGAGCACGTTGATTGCGCTGGTCTTGTTCATCGCCCGTATTGGCCTGCCTGAGTCGCCGCGGTGGCTGTGGAATGTCGGCCGCAGGGATGAGGCCGTGGCCATCGCGAACAAGTACATGATGGAGTCCAAAGACATCACGGACATCGCGCATGAGGACACCCGCAAGGGCACCTTCGGGATGCTGTTCTCGCGGCAGTACTGGCGGTCCACCCTGTTCGTGTCAGGGTTCTGGTTCTGTTCCGTCACACCGTACTTCGCGATCGCCACCTTCGCTGAAAGCGTGCTGAAGAACTATGGCCTCAGCAGTGGACTCGCCGGTGGTCTCGGCCTGTCTGCCGTGGCAGCAGCCGGCGTGGTGGTCACTGTGTTGTACATCGACAAGATCGGCCGTCGCATCCTGACAGTCCCGCCACAGTGGCTTTGCACCGTGGTCCTGGCAATCATCGGCCTATGGGCGGGCGCGCCCCCGGTGATCGTGCTGGTTCTCTTCCTTGTCTTCTCCTTCTTCAACGCGATGTACACCGCGATCACCGGCCTCTACCCGGCCGAGGTCTTCCCGACCGAGATCCGCGGCCTCGGAACCGGCTTCGGTGCGGCCGTCAGCCGACTCGGCGCCGCAGCCGGCACGTTCCTGCTCCCGTGGTCGATGACCAACCTCGGCACCTCGGTCACCATGCTGATCGCCGCTGGTGTCGCTCTTGTCGGTGCGGCTCTGTCGCAGTGGCTTTGCCCCGAGACAATGGGCAAGAACCTCAGCGACACTGCCGTCGGCGTTGGGCACTAA
- a CDS encoding IclR family transcriptional regulator — translation MSEPIEPTELTNKSVTKAVRLLRELAAQPRSGATVTTLAKAVGISRPTAFRLLYSLERTGFVDRVDNNYTLGWELARLGRRADPYAGLVARAQPLLQELADKFNETVTLAVPNAQDGLDLIAEAIGSRVVGVMSGNMIGKHWPLHASASGKVLLADMPVDKVVALLPETLEAYAERTITDRKTLLKELEQVREQGFGLIDNELEEGLLSLSRPIRDSSGTLVAVLSLNGPRYRFGRDRIPEALQQMQLTVDRLTDMIWQDIAID, via the coding sequence ATGAGCGAGCCGATCGAGCCGACGGAGTTGACGAACAAGTCGGTGACCAAAGCGGTGCGATTGCTGCGTGAGTTGGCCGCTCAGCCTCGATCGGGTGCGACGGTGACCACGCTGGCCAAGGCCGTCGGTATTTCCCGCCCCACCGCGTTTCGCCTGCTCTACAGCCTGGAACGCACCGGTTTCGTCGACCGGGTCGACAACAACTACACCCTGGGCTGGGAGCTCGCACGGTTGGGTAGGCGCGCCGATCCCTACGCCGGACTGGTCGCCCGCGCCCAACCCCTGCTGCAGGAACTGGCCGACAAATTCAACGAGACCGTCACCTTGGCGGTGCCCAATGCACAGGACGGGTTGGACCTGATCGCCGAGGCCATCGGCTCCCGAGTCGTCGGGGTGATGTCGGGCAACATGATCGGCAAACACTGGCCGCTGCACGCGAGTGCATCCGGGAAGGTGCTGCTGGCGGACATGCCGGTCGACAAAGTGGTCGCGCTGCTGCCGGAAACCCTCGAGGCCTACGCCGAGCGCACCATCACCGACCGCAAGACCCTGCTCAAAGAACTCGAGCAGGTCCGCGAGCAAGGATTCGGCCTCATCGACAACGAACTCGAAGAAGGGCTGCTGTCCCTGTCACGCCCAATCCGCGACTCCTCAGGCACCCTCGTCGCGGTGCTGTCCCTCAACGGCCCCCGGTACCGATTCGGCCGCGACCGCATCCCCGAGGCCCTGCAGCAGATGCAACTCACCGTCGACCGGCTCACCGACATGATCTGGCAGGACATCGCCATCGATTAG
- a CDS encoding mandelate racemase/muconate lactonizing enzyme family protein yields MQISKIDLFQVDLPYSGGVYHLSRGRTYETFDASIVRVTADDGTVGWGESTPFGSTYVAAHAGGTRAAIELLAPMLLGRDPRQVDRISELMDETLLGHNDAKAALDIACWDLLGKSVGLPVCELLGGSTNIPLPLISSIHTGEPEEMRARVADHRARGYLGHSIKIGTADRDGGPAVDAERIVACLADRQPGEWFLVDANTGLSPETARRLFSLLPDGLDFVLESPCATWRETLAVRKASPYPLILDELATNDDDLIHAIELDIADGFGLKVSPAGGLTPARRQRDIARAAGLIMTVQDTVGSDISYAAVVHLGATVPADLLRCVLKTSDMVTLTTAKFEPLEVHGGVLPPNLPGLGIEVDESVLGEPLNSWRR; encoded by the coding sequence ATGCAGATCTCGAAGATCGATCTCTTCCAGGTCGACCTGCCGTACTCCGGCGGCGTCTACCATCTCTCTCGCGGCCGCACCTACGAGACGTTCGATGCCTCGATCGTGCGCGTCACCGCGGATGACGGCACCGTGGGCTGGGGCGAGAGTACGCCCTTCGGCTCGACCTACGTTGCCGCTCACGCAGGCGGGACGCGCGCGGCGATCGAGTTGCTCGCCCCGATGCTGCTGGGACGCGACCCGCGCCAGGTCGATCGCATCAGTGAGCTGATGGACGAGACGCTGCTCGGACACAATGACGCCAAGGCGGCGCTCGACATCGCATGCTGGGATCTGCTCGGTAAATCGGTTGGGCTACCGGTCTGCGAGCTTCTCGGCGGCAGCACGAACATCCCGCTGCCGCTGATCTCGTCGATCCACACCGGTGAGCCCGAGGAGATGCGCGCCCGCGTCGCCGATCACCGCGCCCGCGGGTACCTGGGGCACTCGATCAAGATCGGCACCGCTGACCGGGACGGCGGACCCGCGGTCGACGCAGAACGCATCGTCGCGTGCCTGGCCGACAGGCAGCCGGGCGAGTGGTTCCTCGTCGATGCGAACACAGGGCTCAGTCCGGAGACGGCGCGCAGGCTCTTCAGCCTGTTGCCTGATGGCCTCGACTTCGTGCTCGAATCGCCTTGTGCCACCTGGCGGGAGACCTTGGCGGTGCGCAAGGCCTCACCCTATCCGCTCATCCTCGATGAGCTGGCGACGAACGATGACGACCTCATCCACGCGATCGAACTCGACATCGCCGACGGCTTCGGCCTGAAGGTGAGTCCTGCCGGCGGCCTCACCCCGGCGCGTCGCCAACGCGATATTGCCCGGGCGGCAGGCCTGATCATGACGGTTCAGGACACCGTCGGGTCTGACATCTCGTATGCAGCAGTAGTGCACCTCGGTGCGACGGTTCCCGCTGACCTACTGCGATGTGTCCTGAAGACCTCGGACATGGTCACGCTGACGACGGCGAAGTTCGAGCCGCTCGAGGTGCACGGCGGCGTGCTTCCGCCCAATCTGCCGGGCCTCGGTATCGAGGTGGACGAGTCGGTGCTCGGGGAGCCGCTGAATAGCTGGCGCCGGTAG
- a CDS encoding mandelate racemase/muconate lactonizing enzyme family protein — MKITEIAIYAYDLPVNNGPYRMSHGEVFSLDTTLVRITTDTGLVGWGEACPVGPVYEQHHAAGDRAALAGMAQGLLGQDPTNLVRLHRRMNGLLNGHLYAKAAIDIAAHDLTGKHYGVRVADLLGGVETERVPSYYAVAVDEPDVVAERAAEKAAEGYPRLQVKVGGRPVELDIETIRKVWERVKDRGISLSADANRGLTVRDALRLSRECPDVPFILEQPCNTLDEVLALRNRVNHAIYLDEITTDLTKAVGALAKGQCDGFGMKVTRIGGLHPMAVVRDVCEAYSTPHTTDDSWGGDIIAAACAHLGATVRPGLNEGVWVAAPYIEGHYDTRGGISVEGGHIRLPEGPGLGLEIDESIFGAPVAVFG, encoded by the coding sequence ATGAAGATCACTGAAATCGCAATCTACGCCTACGATCTGCCCGTGAATAACGGCCCGTACCGCATGTCGCACGGCGAGGTGTTCTCGCTTGATACCACCCTCGTGCGCATCACGACCGACACCGGTCTGGTCGGCTGGGGCGAGGCCTGCCCGGTGGGGCCCGTCTACGAGCAGCATCACGCCGCGGGCGACCGTGCGGCGCTCGCAGGCATGGCCCAGGGCCTCCTCGGGCAGGACCCCACCAACCTCGTGCGGCTGCACCGGCGCATGAACGGACTGCTCAACGGGCATCTCTACGCCAAGGCCGCGATCGACATCGCAGCGCACGACCTTACCGGCAAGCACTACGGCGTGCGCGTAGCAGATCTGCTCGGAGGAGTGGAGACTGAACGGGTCCCGTCGTACTACGCTGTGGCGGTCGACGAACCCGATGTTGTCGCCGAGCGCGCCGCCGAGAAGGCGGCCGAAGGTTACCCGCGCCTGCAGGTCAAGGTCGGCGGGCGGCCCGTCGAGCTGGATATCGAGACGATCCGCAAAGTCTGGGAACGCGTAAAGGACCGCGGCATCAGCCTGTCGGCCGATGCGAATCGCGGCCTCACCGTCCGCGATGCGCTGCGGCTCAGCCGTGAGTGCCCCGACGTGCCGTTCATCCTCGAGCAGCCGTGCAACACCCTCGACGAGGTGCTAGCGCTGCGCAACCGAGTCAATCACGCCATCTACCTCGACGAAATCACCACCGACCTCACCAAGGCTGTGGGTGCGCTGGCGAAGGGCCAGTGCGACGGTTTCGGCATGAAAGTCACGCGCATCGGCGGTCTGCATCCGATGGCGGTCGTGCGCGACGTGTGCGAGGCGTATTCGACTCCGCACACCACCGATGACTCATGGGGCGGGGACATCATCGCCGCGGCGTGCGCGCACCTCGGAGCAACTGTGCGCCCGGGACTCAACGAGGGTGTCTGGGTCGCCGCGCCTTACATCGAGGGCCATTACGACACTCGGGGCGGCATCAGCGTCGAGGGCGGTCACATCCGGCTGCCCGAGGGGCCCGGTCTCGGCCTCGAGATAGATGAGTCAATATTTGGCGCGCCCGTCGCGGTGTTCGGCTGA
- a CDS encoding alcohol dehydrogenase family protein produces MKVAQALPTTMAAVLLTGHGGPEKLEYRTDVPVPTPRDDEVLIQVEAAGINNTDINTRIGWYSKAVSGDTNSTATDGTNQADDDDASWSGIPLSFPRIQGGDVYGKIVAVGDDVDAGRLGEPVVVRNLMRHYVDRRPYECWTYGSECDGGFAQFAVAPSSESFTVQSNLSAAELGTISIAFTTAEGMLYRANLGAERVVVTGASGGVGLAAVELAKLRGAEVVAVCSARKADAVLAAGADRVIDRNADIVAELGSRSVDVVVDVVGGAQVNDLLTLLRPGGRYATAGAIAGPLVEIDLRTVYLKDLSLFGCTFQEDAVIENVVRYLNEGKLKPLVSKTYPLSEIHQAQEDFIAKKYPGKLVLIPPHVEVASAEA; encoded by the coding sequence ATGAAGGTCGCACAGGCATTGCCCACGACCATGGCAGCCGTACTGCTCACCGGCCACGGCGGCCCTGAGAAACTCGAATACCGCACCGACGTGCCGGTGCCCACACCGCGCGACGACGAGGTGTTGATCCAGGTCGAAGCGGCGGGCATCAACAACACAGACATCAATACTCGCATCGGCTGGTACTCCAAGGCGGTCAGTGGCGACACCAACTCGACCGCAACCGACGGCACGAACCAGGCCGACGACGACGATGCCTCGTGGTCGGGAATTCCGTTGAGCTTTCCCCGCATTCAGGGTGGCGATGTCTACGGCAAGATCGTCGCAGTCGGCGACGACGTGGATGCGGGTCGCCTAGGCGAGCCCGTGGTTGTGCGAAACCTGATGCGCCACTACGTCGATCGTCGGCCCTACGAGTGCTGGACCTACGGCAGCGAATGTGATGGCGGCTTCGCCCAATTCGCCGTCGCTCCCTCGAGTGAGTCGTTCACGGTGCAGTCCAACCTCTCAGCGGCTGAGCTCGGCACTATCTCTATAGCGTTCACGACTGCCGAGGGCATGCTCTATCGGGCCAACCTCGGCGCTGAAAGGGTTGTCGTCACCGGCGCATCGGGCGGTGTCGGTCTCGCGGCAGTCGAGCTCGCGAAGCTGCGCGGCGCGGAGGTCGTCGCGGTCTGTTCGGCGAGAAAGGCCGATGCGGTGCTCGCTGCAGGCGCGGATCGCGTGATCGACCGCAACGCCGACATCGTCGCCGAACTCGGCTCTCGGTCGGTTGATGTGGTCGTCGACGTTGTGGGCGGCGCACAGGTGAACGATTTGCTCACGCTGCTGCGTCCCGGCGGCCGTTACGCGACCGCGGGGGCGATTGCCGGGCCGCTGGTCGAGATCGATTTGCGCACTGTATATCTCAAGGACCTGTCCCTGTTCGGGTGCACCTTCCAGGAGGACGCGGTCATCGAGAACGTTGTGCGCTACCTCAACGAGGGCAAGCTCAAGCCACTCGTCTCGAAAACCTATCCACTCAGTGAGATTCACCAAGCGCAGGAGGACTTCATCGCGAAGAAGTACCCCGGCAAGCTCGTACTCATCCCGCCGCACGTCGAGGTAGCGAGCGCTGAAGCCTAG
- a CDS encoding MFS transporter, whose protein sequence is MTTPQSKSFEYQSDRARKRRFLIRLTAVVSGGMFLDGYILGIIGTVIGLIKIDLSMSVFWEGAVASAALVGIFFGGPLGGWLTDKFGRKLLFSLDLLLFTVGSVVQFFADTPSQLFVIRLVMGMAIGADYSIGWPLQAEFSPRHLRGKLLAVQEVIWYVGFVFAYIMGYFMVNTWHVDWRIILGSSTLPAVILLVARIGLPESPRWLMQQKRNAEAIQIAQHYLEDPDDIADLSNEKVNKGSFGMLFNRQNRRNVFFISIFWFCAITPEFAIATFAVSILEKYGLSDGLLGAIVINGAAVIGVMVSVLVIERVGRRRLTIGPQWICAVVLVAIGVWTGAPPMLVLVGFFLFSFFNAMYTALTGVYPGEVLPTEIRGLGTGFACSVSRIGAGLGTFLMPWSMTHLGGPTTMVIAAMFCVVGAVVSQKLAPEMTGRALSDTARIQPVT, encoded by the coding sequence GTGACGACACCACAGTCCAAATCCTTTGAATATCAGAGTGATCGGGCGCGGAAACGCCGATTCCTGATTCGTTTGACCGCGGTGGTGTCCGGCGGGATGTTCCTCGACGGCTACATCCTCGGGATCATCGGCACCGTCATCGGCCTCATCAAGATCGATCTGTCCATGTCGGTGTTCTGGGAAGGGGCAGTAGCCTCGGCGGCGCTCGTCGGCATCTTCTTCGGCGGTCCGCTCGGCGGGTGGCTCACCGACAAGTTTGGGCGCAAGCTGCTGTTTTCGCTGGACCTACTCCTGTTCACTGTCGGCTCCGTCGTCCAGTTCTTCGCCGATACTCCCAGCCAGCTGTTCGTGATCCGATTGGTGATGGGCATGGCGATCGGCGCCGACTACTCCATCGGGTGGCCGTTGCAGGCTGAATTCAGCCCCCGCCACCTCCGCGGAAAGTTGCTCGCGGTGCAGGAGGTGATCTGGTACGTCGGCTTCGTCTTCGCTTACATCATGGGTTACTTCATGGTGAACACGTGGCACGTGGACTGGCGGATCATCCTGGGTAGCAGCACATTACCGGCCGTCATCTTGCTGGTCGCCCGCATCGGATTGCCGGAGTCGCCACGCTGGCTGATGCAGCAGAAGCGCAACGCCGAGGCGATACAGATCGCCCAGCACTACCTGGAAGACCCCGACGACATCGCCGACCTGAGCAACGAGAAGGTCAACAAGGGCTCGTTCGGCATGCTGTTCAACCGGCAGAACCGACGCAACGTGTTCTTCATCTCGATATTCTGGTTTTGCGCCATCACCCCTGAGTTTGCGATCGCGACTTTCGCCGTCAGCATCCTTGAGAAGTACGGGCTCAGCGACGGATTGCTGGGAGCCATCGTGATCAACGGCGCGGCCGTCATCGGTGTCATGGTGTCGGTGTTGGTCATTGAACGCGTCGGCCGCCGTAGGTTGACCATCGGCCCGCAATGGATCTGTGCCGTCGTGTTGGTCGCCATCGGCGTCTGGACTGGAGCGCCGCCGATGTTGGTGCTCGTGGGGTTCTTCCTCTTCTCGTTCTTCAACGCGATGTACACCGCATTGACCGGCGTCTACCCCGGCGAGGTGCTCCCCACTGAGATCCGCGGTCTGGGAACAGGATTCGCATGCTCAGTCAGTCGCATCGGAGCCGGCCTAGGCACGTTCCTCATGCCGTGGTCCATGACCCACCTGGGCGGGCCCACCACCATGGTCATTGCCGCGATGTTCTGCGTTGTCGGTGCCGTGGTGTCTCAGAAACTGGCCCCCGAGATGACCGGCCGGGCCCTCAGCGACACCGCCCGAATCCAGCCCGTCACCTGA
- a CDS encoding GntR family transcriptional regulator — protein sequence MGATRRLARPEALGDQVVAALRSDILSGEIAPGESLVEAVVAQAFEVSRGPVRDALRTLASEGLIAAAGRSYRVVGLREQDLRDLFDLRELLEVTAAQKCVTADFDGYRKAAEAALDDMRKAAVAGDTEAFARADVAFHSASFDFCGNRRLRAVWEQQVPTFEELFRLTTALDDPLSSVDWHRAMLDTMGSGDLELVAAQVRKLVTGGEQQIIAAQRQLIEERRNSSR from the coding sequence ATGGGGGCCACGCGCCGACTTGCGCGCCCGGAGGCATTGGGCGATCAGGTGGTAGCCGCGTTGCGGTCCGACATCCTCTCCGGTGAGATCGCACCGGGCGAGTCACTGGTCGAGGCGGTGGTGGCGCAGGCATTCGAAGTCAGCCGAGGGCCGGTGCGGGATGCGTTGCGCACGCTGGCATCCGAGGGGCTCATCGCAGCCGCTGGGCGCAGCTATCGTGTGGTCGGTCTGCGCGAGCAGGATCTGCGCGATCTGTTCGATCTTCGTGAACTATTGGAGGTTACCGCCGCACAGAAGTGCGTCACGGCCGACTTCGACGGATACCGCAAGGCGGCCGAAGCGGCGCTGGACGATATGAGGAAGGCGGCGGTCGCTGGTGATACTGAGGCGTTTGCACGCGCTGATGTCGCGTTCCATTCCGCGTCCTTTGACTTCTGTGGCAACCGGCGGTTGCGAGCAGTGTGGGAACAGCAGGTGCCTACCTTTGAGGAGCTCTTCAGGCTGACCACGGCACTCGATGACCCCTTGTCGTCGGTGGACTGGCACCGCGCCATGCTCGACACCATGGGTAGTGGCGATCTCGAACTGGTCGCTGCCCAAGTACGCAAGCTCGTCACAGGCGGTGAACAGCAGATCATTGCGGCGCAGCGTCAGCTCATAGAGGAACGTCGAAACTCGAGCCGATAG
- a CDS encoding helix-turn-helix domain-containing protein, with protein MNNPFADDEAIDDLGRYIKAQRELAQLSVRHLARIAQVSDSYLSQVEKGRYQPSAQFLSNIAKGLNMQPDVFFKMAGWLPTVQPDDQSDAVEAALRADSRLSDEQRSLLLQLYKSMVNPT; from the coding sequence ATGAACAATCCATTTGCCGATGATGAGGCGATCGACGACCTAGGGCGCTACATCAAGGCGCAGCGAGAGCTGGCACAGCTTTCCGTGCGTCACCTGGCCCGCATAGCCCAGGTGTCCGACTCCTACCTGAGCCAGGTGGAGAAGGGCAGATATCAGCCCTCGGCGCAGTTCCTCAGCAACATAGCAAAGGGGTTGAACATGCAGCCTGACGTCTTCTTCAAGATGGCCGGCTGGCTGCCAACGGTTCAACCGGACGACCAGAGTGACGCGGTGGAAGCCGCGCTTCGCGCCGACAGCCGGTTGAGCGACGAGCAGAGATCGTTGCTTCTACAGCTTTACAAATCGATGGTCAACCCGACCTGA
- a CDS encoding esterase/lipase family protein, translated as MSDRVAVETPSLYHYLAEPYRAVAEHMAFVGAIPALGLAHAGEGQGRHVLVIPGLLSDDLSTRLMRKTIDLAGYRSHGWRLGRNIGPTRPAIEGILTRLEDLAQRQSGPIPVIGWSLGGLFARELATLRPHLVDRVITMGSPVNAIDKRQSARAELYDLFEAKHLPSYSLDQWRTHHDNPVQPITSIFSKSDGIVQWKAACVDEGPRAENVEVYGSHFGLGANATVVHVILNRLAVSVDDWQPFRAEPLIAHLFPAAFPLAV; from the coding sequence ATGAGTGATCGAGTAGCAGTGGAGACGCCCAGCCTGTACCACTATCTGGCCGAGCCGTACCGCGCCGTGGCGGAGCACATGGCGTTCGTCGGCGCCATCCCGGCCTTGGGCCTGGCGCATGCCGGCGAAGGGCAGGGCCGCCACGTACTGGTGATACCCGGTCTGCTCTCCGACGACCTGTCGACGCGGTTGATGCGCAAGACCATCGATCTGGCCGGCTACCGGTCCCACGGCTGGCGACTCGGCCGAAACATCGGCCCGACCCGCCCGGCCATCGAGGGCATCCTGACCAGGCTGGAAGACCTCGCCCAACGACAGAGCGGACCGATACCGGTCATCGGTTGGAGCCTGGGCGGCTTGTTCGCGCGTGAACTCGCCACACTGCGACCGCATCTCGTCGACCGGGTGATCACCATGGGGTCACCGGTCAACGCGATCGACAAGCGACAATCCGCGCGCGCAGAACTCTACGACCTCTTCGAAGCCAAGCACCTACCGTCATACTCGTTGGACCAGTGGCGCACCCATCACGACAATCCCGTTCAGCCGATCACCTCGATATTCTCGAAGTCGGACGGAATCGTGCAATGGAAGGCCGCCTGCGTGGATGAGGGACCGCGCGCCGAAAACGTCGAGGTCTACGGATCCCATTTCGGGCTGGGTGCCAACGCCACCGTCGTCCACGTCATCCTCAACCGGCTCGCCGTGTCAGTGGACGACTGGCAGCCGTTCCGGGCCGAACCCCTTATCGCGCACCTGTTTCCGGCGGCATTCCCACTCGCTGTCTGA
- a CDS encoding IclR family transcriptional regulator — protein MAEAAGSEDLVNKSVTKAVRLLRELAAQPRTGATVTVLAKAVGISRPTAFRLLFSLERSGLVDRVDNNYVLGWDLARLGRRADPYGGLVARVQPLLQKLADKFNETVSISVPNSQDGVDLIAEAFGSHLVGTGSGMAQHMVGQRWPLHASSSGKVLLAEMPARKAMAVLPEELPAYTEHTITDHDKLLRELQEIREQGFGVIDNELEEGLLSLSRPVRDASGTMIAILTINAPRYRFGRNRIPEALQCMQHIVDGLVGALWSDSAE, from the coding sequence ATGGCCGAGGCTGCTGGGTCTGAGGATCTGGTCAACAAGTCGGTGACCAAGGCTGTTCGGCTGCTGCGGGAGCTGGCGGCGCAACCCCGCACGGGGGCGACGGTCACCGTGCTGGCCAAGGCGGTCGGTATCTCACGCCCCACAGCATTCCGGTTGCTGTTCAGTTTGGAACGCAGCGGGTTGGTCGACCGCGTCGACAACAACTACGTTCTGGGCTGGGATCTCGCGCGGCTGGGCCGTCGGGCCGACCCGTACGGCGGTCTTGTCGCACGTGTCCAGCCGCTGCTGCAGAAGCTCGCTGACAAGTTCAACGAGACGGTGTCGATCTCGGTACCGAATTCGCAGGATGGGGTCGACCTGATCGCCGAGGCGTTCGGATCACATCTGGTCGGTACGGGATCCGGTATGGCCCAGCACATGGTCGGGCAACGGTGGCCGCTGCATGCCAGCTCATCGGGCAAGGTGTTGTTGGCGGAGATGCCTGCCCGGAAGGCCATGGCGGTTCTGCCAGAAGAGCTTCCGGCGTACACCGAGCACACGATCACCGACCACGACAAACTGCTGCGCGAGTTGCAGGAGATTCGTGAACAAGGGTTCGGCGTGATCGACAACGAACTCGAAGAGGGTCTGTTGTCGCTGTCGCGACCCGTACGGGACGCGTCGGGCACCATGATCGCAATCCTGACCATCAATGCGCCGCGGTATCGCTTCGGGCGCAATCGGATTCCAGAGGCGCTGCAGTGCATGCAGCACATCGTCGACGGGTTGGTCGGCGCCTTATGGTCGGACTCTGCCGAGTAG